In Juglans microcarpa x Juglans regia isolate MS1-56 chromosome 7D, Jm3101_v1.0, whole genome shotgun sequence, the following are encoded in one genomic region:
- the LOC121239683 gene encoding zinc finger protein BALDIBIS-like, producing the protein MMSEDGVSVPSTVRGFVQQPNSNPNPNPNSNLVKRKRSLPGTPDPDAEVIALSPKSLMATNRFICEICNKGFQRDQNLQLHRRGHNLPWKLRQRTNKEVRKKVYVCPEKTCMHHDPSRALGDLTGIKKHYSRKHGEKKWKCDKCSKKYAVQSDWKAHSKICGTREYKCDCGTLFSRKDSFVTHRAFCDALAEENARFTSVSAANPNFKHDLIKGTVINRPLAGIPQFSTAFPPEFAGSESTGNFIADQGQKPKLPPWLDHANHHLIPFGIANSSNAYLAAGLTSLPEMVSTASMNMYGSASQTHEWLSKYPEACFPSANLSASPLPRVLKEEDVNEGNLSAENIASLFSNSQNHQQQGPTHMSATALLQKAAQMGSTRSNPAFNGTDFGLMSSSHNSNVPNSRNEVQKFFRQQNQADNLKELMSSLPPSTPITTTVVGSLLVNSNSSAIMGNQKSLDHIQISKKGKQDQPTSGKLHARSMEADQHNLTRDFLGVGGHASRPFSQQELAKFASMGAAMDLSQYSGHHRAP; encoded by the exons ATGATGTCTGAAGATGGGGTTTCAGTTCCTTCCACAGTAAGAGGGTTTGTTCAACAACCAAactcaaaccctaaccctaaccctaactcGAATCTAgtcaagagaaagagaagttTACCAGGAACACCAG ATCCGGATGCGGAAGTTATTGCTTTGTCCCCAAAATCTTTAATGGCCACAAATCgatttatatgtgaaatttgtaATAAGGGTTTCCAGAGGGACCAGAACTTACAACTTCACCGGCGCGGCCACAATCTTCCATGGAAGCTACGGCAAAGAACAAACAAAGAAGTTAGAAAAAAGGTGTACGTTTGTCCGGAGAAGACCTGCATGCACCACGATCCGTCGAGGGCGCTTGGAGACCTCACCGGAATAAAGAAGCACTACAGCCGAAAGCACGGAGAGAAGAAGTGGAAGTGTGACAAATGTTCGAAGAAATATGCGGTGCAGTCAGATTGGAAGGCCCATAGCAAGATTTGTGGGACTCGAGAGTACAAATGTGATTGTGGAACACTCTTTTCCAG GAAGGACAGCTTCGTAACTCATAGAGCTTTCTGTGATGCTTTGGCCGAGGAAAATGCAAGATTCACTTCAGTTTCAGCTGCCAATCCAAACTTCAAACATGATTTGATCAAGGGGACAGTTATCAATCGTCCACTAGCTGGAATACCCCAATTTTCCACAGCCTTTCCACCTGAGTTTGCTGGCTCGGAATCTACCGGCAATTTTATTGCAGATCAAGGGCAAAAGCCAAAGCTGCCACCATGGCTAGACCATGCCAATCATCACCTAATTCCATTTGGAATTGCAAATAGTTCTAATGCTTACTTAGCAGCAGGCCTGACTAGCTTGCCCGAAATGGTTTCAACAGCATCTATGAATATGTATGGATCCGCATCTCAGACGCATGAGTGGCTAAGCAAGTACCCAGAAGCATGCTTTCCAAGTGCCAATCTTTCTGCATCTCCATTGCCAAGGGTACTAAAGGAGGAAGATGTGAACGAAGGAAATTTGAGTGCAGAAAACATAGCTAGTTTGTTTTCTAATAGCCAGAATCATCAACAACAGGGTCCAACTCACATGTCAGCCACCGCACTTTTGCAGAAAGCAGCCCAAATGGGATCTACAAGGAGCAACCCTGCATTCAATGGCACTGACTTTGGCTTAATGAGCTCATCTCATAATTCAAATGTGCCAAACAGTAGAAATGAAGTTCAGAAATTCTTCAGACAACAAAATCAAGCTGATAACCTGAAGGAATTGATGAGTTCGCTCCCTCCTTCAACTCCAATCACGACAACAGTAGTCGGGTCACTGTTGGTTAATTCTAACTCAAGCGCAATTATGGGAAACCAAAAGAGTTTGGATCATATTCAAATTTCGAAAAAGGGGAAGCAAGACCAGCCAACTTCGGGAAAGCTCCATGCCCGTTCTATGGAAGCTGATCAGCATAATTTAACGAGAGATTTTCTAGGCGTTGGAGGTCATGCAAGTAGACCGTTCTCGCAACAAGAGCTTGccaagtttgcttcaatgggtGCCGCCATGGACTTGAGCCAATACAGCGGGCATCACCGAGCTCCATAA